One Nitrospirota bacterium genomic region harbors:
- a CDS encoding glycine zipper family protein, translating to MSGPARHIGFFLAQHLSLLAVSAVVGLAGCSGSQPILYPDSHFKTVGREAAERDIDECKKSAEAAGAEPGAGQAGEVAGSTAVGAGIGAAGGAVGGAVVGAAGSGSAIGAASGAVWGLLTGLWHAFTDDGEPNQTYRRFVDRCLKEKGYEVVGWE from the coding sequence CACTTGAGTCTGTTGGCGGTTTCCGCAGTCGTCGGCCTTGCCGGTTGCTCCGGCTCTCAACCGATCCTTTATCCCGATTCCCATTTCAAAACCGTCGGCCGGGAGGCGGCTGAACGGGACATCGATGAGTGCAAGAAGTCGGCGGAGGCTGCGGGGGCCGAGCCGGGGGCCGGTCAAGCCGGAGAGGTGGCAGGCAGCACGGCGGTCGGCGCCGGGATCGGCGCCGCCGGCGGGGCGGTGGGGGGCGCGGTGGTCGGCGCGGCAGGAAGCGGGTCCGCCATCGGCGCGGCCAGCGGCGCGGTGTGGGGTCTCCTCACCGGGTTGTGGCACGCGTTCACGGACGACGGTGAGCCGAATCAGACTTATCGCCGCTTTGTCGATCGGTGCCTCAAGGAAAAAGGGTACGAGGTCGTCGGATGGGAGTAG
- a CDS encoding M28 family peptidase — MLRLRITPRLLLAGFMLYGLAMAAVDPKSLPVVSDLAKRLKAHVDYLAGPELAGRKPGTLGHRKAAVYIEARFREAGLVPLASLHGYRQPVSTTLGDNLLGVHPSTPHHPAPRWILIGAHYDHLGGRYLGADDNAAAVAILIETARTLPSLRAHQVLFAAFNTEEPPYIRTSLMGSQHFVGHLPPEIGVLSNVQAAIIMDLMGGAHWAPLQETVFAAGAEKSPALYRRLKEAAGRETFNVKREASPLHPGLSPLTVLPVGLHLVEEIPLLGQVAFSDYDAFRNAGVPFVFLSAGRTPRYHQPSDLPDTLHYERMAATVGWLQAFLQMIDQDREPYGFDADRLVFADEVASLRPLILLAADEQSKIPGTSALSLWKLKRDVEWLERVNPDKPSEDDITRLERVSIRLQCLLADFPGCFLL, encoded by the coding sequence GTGCTCCGGCTCCGAATCACGCCGCGCCTCCTCCTTGCCGGTTTCATGCTGTACGGGCTCGCCATGGCCGCCGTCGATCCCAAGAGTCTTCCCGTCGTCAGCGATCTCGCCAAGCGATTGAAAGCCCACGTTGACTATCTGGCCGGCCCCGAGCTCGCGGGGCGAAAACCGGGCACCCTCGGCCATCGGAAGGCGGCCGTCTACATCGAGGCCCGGTTCCGGGAAGCAGGGCTCGTCCCCTTGGCGTCTTTACACGGATACCGGCAACCGGTCTCGACGACGTTGGGAGACAACCTCCTCGGCGTTCACCCTTCGACGCCGCACCATCCGGCGCCTCGGTGGATTCTCATCGGGGCACACTACGACCACTTGGGCGGCCGATACCTGGGCGCCGACGACAACGCGGCTGCGGTGGCGATCCTGATCGAAACCGCCCGGACTCTGCCGTCTCTCCGGGCACACCAGGTGCTGTTCGCCGCGTTCAATACGGAGGAGCCCCCTTATATCCGCACGTCTCTCATGGGATCGCAACACTTCGTCGGCCATCTCCCACCCGAGATCGGCGTCCTCTCCAACGTGCAAGCCGCAATTATCATGGACCTCATGGGCGGAGCGCACTGGGCGCCGTTGCAGGAGACGGTCTTCGCGGCGGGAGCGGAAAAGAGCCCGGCGCTCTACCGGCGGCTCAAAGAAGCCGCCGGTCGTGAAACGTTCAACGTGAAGCGTGAAGCGTCCCCGCTTCACCCCGGCCTCTCGCCTCTTACCGTTCTTCCCGTCGGCCTGCACCTGGTCGAGGAGATCCCGCTGCTGGGTCAAGTCGCCTTCAGCGACTATGACGCCTTCCGGAACGCCGGAGTCCCGTTCGTGTTTCTCTCGGCGGGCCGTACGCCGCGTTATCACCAGCCGTCCGACCTGCCCGACACGCTCCACTATGAGCGCATGGCCGCGACGGTCGGTTGGCTGCAGGCCTTTCTTCAAATGATCGATCAGGACCGAGAGCCATATGGATTCGACGCCGATCGGCTGGTCTTCGCCGACGAAGTGGCGAGCTTGCGTCCGCTCATCTTGCTGGCCGCGGACGAGCAGAGCAAGATTCCCGGCACGTCCGCCCTCTCGCTCTGGAAATTGAAGCGGGACGTGGAATGGTTGGAGCGGGTGAACCCCGACAAACCGTCCGAGGACGACATCACGCGGCTGGAACGGGTCTCCATCCGCCTCCAATGTCTTCTGGCCGACTTTCCCGGCTGCTTTTTGTTGTGA
- a CDS encoding ferredoxin-thioredoxin reductase catalytic domain-containing protein encodes MGDPTQESLDKMWKFVRGFAEKSGTRFHPNPAVTEAVVKGLAAHVDELGKPLCPCNFYQDKQAEAKLRRWICACDEMQIYKYCHCLLFVREDGMPITEYLPEDHEGRQVYGLIGDPTPDKGRALRHKAQTQSEPGRVQMSAATEPGPNP; translated from the coding sequence GAAGTTCGTGCGGGGGTTCGCGGAAAAGAGCGGAACGAGGTTTCATCCCAATCCCGCCGTGACCGAAGCGGTCGTCAAGGGCCTCGCCGCGCACGTGGATGAACTGGGAAAGCCGCTCTGCCCATGCAATTTCTACCAGGACAAGCAAGCGGAGGCCAAGCTGCGGCGATGGATCTGCGCCTGCGATGAGATGCAGATCTACAAGTACTGCCACTGTCTCCTGTTCGTGCGGGAGGACGGCATGCCGATCACCGAGTACCTCCCGGAGGACCACGAAGGCCGACAGGTCTACGGTCTGATCGGCGACCCGACTCCGGACAAAGGTCGTGCGCTTCGTCATAAGGCACAAACGCAGAGCGAGCCCGGTCGGGTCCAGATGTCCGCCGCCACCGAGCCTGGGCCGAACCCTTGA